A stretch of Cicer arietinum cultivar CDC Frontier isolate Library 1 chromosome 5, Cicar.CDCFrontier_v2.0, whole genome shotgun sequence DNA encodes these proteins:
- the LOC101498033 gene encoding zinc finger CCCH domain-containing protein 22, which translates to MGSEEERVLENQLELQLQEQRDSLAAIDHALLLDPTNSELLSVHEELVQVIKDAEEGLLHLKRARLLSEADTVLHSTNIFSEEKVEPLDPADVEPDPPEEKCFSVGSKCRFRYKNGCWYNGQVVQLDNSMAKISFLTPTSENMMMCKFFLQQRCRFGSNCRLSHGVDVQLSSLKEYVPTIWKSSLVGSSIWAVSNANAGIWREAELESWDEKDGVGQVVFRDDGSSVKLGAQEMVLSEYADMSDIDSDFSLEQSDYSDSEEEEPQGLGFMDSTNLQRGVQTETAIFAKWENHTRGIASKMMANMGYREGTGLGITGQGMLDPIPVKVLPPKQSLDHALGSHKVEENTEKQRKKRTRGGRRKREKKFAEANRAAKEEEESAPDVFTLINNQLAMHGEASHDGSTKKQQTKGSGEGKKVDRKVLVAYEHEVKDLKAQVEKLEQMVEANKKEKPVYDAAMKKLVQTRKALADAEAVHASASNTVVSKEKEKRWLKF; encoded by the exons ATGGGTAGCGAAGAAGAGAGGGTTCTTGAGAACCAGCTTGAACTTCAATTGCAAGAACAAAGGGATTCTCTCGCTGCTATCGATCATGCTCTCCTCCTTGATCCAACAAATTCCGAACTTCTCTCG GTTCATGAGGAGCTTGTTCAGGTAATTAAGGATGCTGAGGAAGGACTTCTTCACCTAAAGCGTGCAAGATTATTATCTGAAGCAGACACAGTGCTGCATAGTACTAATATTTTTTCGGAAGAGAAAGTGGAGCCACTTGATCCTGCAGATGTTGAACCAGATCCGCCAGAGGAAAAATGCTTTTCTGTTGGATCTAAATGTAGATTCCGTTACAAAAATGGGTGTTGGTACAATGGTCAAGTGGTGCAATTGGATAATTCAATGGCAAAGATTTCATTTCTTACTCCTACATCTGAGAATATGATG ATGTGCAAGTTCTTTTTACAACAACGATGTCGATTTGGTAGTAACTGTCGCCTATCCCATG GAGTTGATGTTCAACTGTCCTCCCTTAAGGAATATGTCCCGACAATCTGGAAGTCGTCCCTTGTGGGATCAAGTATATGGGCCGTCTCAAATGCAAATGCAGGGATTTGGAGAGAAGCTGAGCTTGAGTCATGGGACGAAAAAGATGGAGTTGGACAAGTTGTTTTCCGAGATGATGGAAGTTCTGTGAAGCTTGGTGCACAAGAAATGGTATTATCTGAGTATGCAGATATGAGTGACATAGATAGTGATTTCAGCTTAGAACAATCCGATTACAGCGACTCCGAGGAAGAGGAACCACAAGGTTTAGGATTTATGGACAGTACCAACTTACAGAGAGGTGTTCAAACTGAAACTGCTATATTTGCAAAGTGGGAGAACCACACAAGAGGCATAGCATCCAAAATGATGGCTAATATGGGTTATCGAGAAGGGACAGGTTTAGGTATAACTGGTCAGGGTATGCTTGATCCGATACCAGTGAAGGTCCTACCGCCAAAGCAGTCCTTAGATCACGCACTTGGATCTCATAAAGTGGAAGAGAACACAGAGAAGCAAAGGAAGAAACGGACCAGAGGTGGTAGGAGAAAACGCGAGAAGAAATTTGCGGAAGCAAATCGTGCcgcaaaagaagaagaagaatcgGCACCAGATGTATTCACACTAATAAACAACCAGCTAGCAATGCATGGTGAAGCTTCCCATGATGGATCAACAAAGAAGCAGCAAACTAAAGGTTCAGGGGAAGGTAAAAAGGTGGATAGGAAGGTATTGGTTGCTTATGAGCATGAGGTGAAGGATTTGAAGGCGCAGGTTGAAAAACTTGAACAAATGGTGGaagcaaataaaaaagaaaagccTGTCTATGATGCTGCCATGAAAAAATTAGTCCAAACCCGCAAGGCTTTGGCTGATGCTGAAGCAGTTCATGCCTCTGCCTCAAACACAGTTGTTAgcaaagaaaaagagaagagGTGGCTTAAGTTTTAG